The following are from one region of the Polaribacter marinaquae genome:
- a CDS encoding T9SS type A sorting domain-containing protein has translation MISYKTFNHEKKLLYLTLFLVTFCLTQNAQTKIWDFGGDASYTSAAQIAMWPLADFNAPEGATVKKDALFLVGDSSGDKYGKIENAGGKTWDAGTENEYTSINRFKTEGGSNPDDNNLNPTHSYMYFPLSGPVSIKIWYRSGGSSERSLFISDETSVLNSVTKVSDTDPYTITADYNGTGENISIYSSNSFSLYKIEVSGSGASTLSVNPVENLVKTKLRANNNRIYVTDVASRTQIKIYNVTGSLVKSINTATITDFCLKKGLWIAQIKTDKGQKTIKLLSH, from the coding sequence TTGATTAGCTATAAAACTTTTAATCATGAAAAAAAACTACTTTATCTAACACTATTTCTGGTTACATTTTGTTTAACTCAAAATGCACAAACAAAAATTTGGGATTTTGGAGGCGATGCCAGTTATACTAGCGCAGCACAAATTGCTATGTGGCCTCTAGCAGATTTTAATGCTCCTGAAGGAGCAACTGTAAAAAAGGACGCCTTATTTCTAGTGGGTGACAGCTCTGGAGACAAATATGGTAAAATAGAAAACGCTGGTGGAAAAACATGGGATGCAGGTACAGAAAACGAATACACTTCAATTAATCGTTTTAAAACAGAAGGAGGTTCTAATCCTGATGATAACAACCTAAATCCAACACATAGTTATATGTATTTTCCTCTTTCAGGTCCAGTATCTATAAAAATCTGGTATCGTTCAGGAGGTTCTTCTGAGCGATCTTTATTTATTTCTGATGAAACAAGCGTTTTAAATTCAGTTACTAAGGTTTCTGACACAGATCCTTACACTATAACAGCTGATTACAATGGTACTGGCGAAAATATTTCAATATACTCTTCAAATTCGTTTAGTTTATACAAAATTGAAGTTTCTGGTTCTGGAGCTTCTACTCTAAGTGTAAACCCTGTTGAAAATTTAGTTAAAACTAAATTGAGAGCAAATAATAACAGAATTTATGTTACAGATGTAGCTAGTCGTACACAAATTAAAATTTACAATGTAACGGGCTCTTTAGTTAAAAGTATAAACACGGCAACAATAACTGATTTTTGTCTAAAAAAAGGTTTATGGATTGCTCAAATTAAAACAGATAAAGGTCAGAAAACAATTAAACTACTAAGTCATTAA